In the genome of Chryseobacterium arthrosphaerae, one region contains:
- a CDS encoding response regulator transcription factor, with amino-acid sequence MKKKINPIDEKEFYDYFVKNGELSENYFDFFSDSIESVKRFPIGPYFWFITNNIEMKTKRTSDNIELFTPYSKQQWINSDMFFFMNLFHPQDRRHIMAAFVFSATLRLKLLKEGKNELRFNYYGRMISGNHDYRWVLLQSPLQIIDNGEIKASFVVVYDLSHFIIQNLPLLSIIDLADDEVQYFKHIDQQLYKKVDIEKPKITKREKDILNLMAQGFNSPEIAEKLFLSYHTVENHKRNLRKKTNTKTSAELIAYTMNHSLLVF; translated from the coding sequence ATGAAAAAAAAGATTAATCCAATCGATGAAAAGGAGTTTTATGATTACTTTGTAAAGAACGGAGAGTTGTCTGAAAATTATTTTGATTTTTTTTCAGATTCCATTGAAAGTGTTAAACGTTTTCCTATAGGCCCCTACTTCTGGTTTATTACCAATAATATAGAAATGAAAACGAAAAGGACCAGTGACAACATTGAACTTTTCACTCCTTACAGCAAACAGCAATGGATCAATTCAGATATGTTTTTTTTTATGAATCTCTTTCATCCGCAGGACAGACGTCATATAATGGCTGCATTTGTTTTTTCTGCAACTTTACGGTTAAAGCTTTTAAAAGAGGGAAAAAATGAGCTTAGATTCAACTATTACGGAAGAATGATCAGCGGGAACCATGACTACCGCTGGGTATTATTACAATCTCCACTTCAGATTATTGATAACGGTGAAATAAAAGCTTCTTTTGTAGTTGTTTATGATCTTTCCCATTTTATTATTCAAAACCTGCCACTCCTTTCCATAATAGATCTTGCAGATGATGAGGTACAGTATTTTAAACATATTGATCAGCAGCTCTATAAAAAAGTGGATATAGAAAAACCTAAAATTACGAAACGGGAAAAAGATATACTCAATCTTATGGCGCAGGGCTTTAATAGCCCGGAAATTGCTGAGAAGCTTTTTCTTTCTTATCACACTGTAGAAAACCACAAACGCAACCTCAGGAAAAAAACAAATACCAAAACTTCGGCAGAACTGATTGCCTATACAATGAATCATAGCTTGCTTGTATTTTAA
- a CDS encoding LuxR C-terminal-related transcriptional regulator has translation MKNKINPMDERQFNDYFNEKDGELPANYYDFFADVIQNAKSTAIGPYLWFINNGTTMITERTSENIEQFTPFSKQDWIGSGTEFFMNLFHPQDKEYLMAAFVFSANVRLQFLREGKTNVTFNHYGRMINREGEYRWILLQSPLQIIKDYEIKASIVFIYDLSHFIIQNMPLLSIIDLADDEVQYFKHIDQDLQKIDMEKPNITSREKDVLRLMAQGLNSPEIADNLFLSYHTVENHKRNLRKKTNTKTSAELIAYTMNHSLLVF, from the coding sequence ATGAAAAATAAGATTAATCCAATGGACGAAAGGCAGTTCAATGATTATTTTAACGAAAAAGATGGGGAACTGCCTGCCAATTATTATGATTTTTTTGCTGATGTCATTCAGAATGCTAAAAGTACTGCGATTGGACCCTATTTATGGTTTATCAATAACGGTACAACGATGATTACAGAGAGAACCAGCGAAAATATTGAGCAATTTACTCCTTTCAGCAAGCAAGACTGGATTGGTTCAGGTACCGAGTTTTTTATGAATCTTTTTCATCCGCAGGATAAAGAATACCTGATGGCAGCCTTTGTTTTTTCTGCAAATGTACGCTTGCAGTTTTTGCGGGAGGGAAAAACCAACGTAACATTCAATCACTACGGAAGAATGATCAACCGGGAAGGGGAATATCGGTGGATATTACTTCAATCTCCACTGCAGATTATTAAAGATTACGAAATAAAAGCTTCTATAGTGTTTATTTATGATCTTTCCCATTTCATTATTCAAAACATGCCATTGCTTTCCATCATAGATCTTGCAGATGATGAGGTTCAGTATTTTAAACATATTGATCAGGATTTGCAAAAAATAGACATGGAAAAACCTAATATAACAAGCAGGGAAAAAGACGTTCTGAGGCTTATGGCACAAGGTCTTAATAGCCCGGAAATTGCAGACAATCTTTTTCTGTCATACCACACAGTGGAAAATCATAAACGTAATCTCAGAAAAAAAACAAATACCAAAACCTCGGCAGAACTGATTGCCTACACAATGAATCATAGCTTACTTGTATTTTAA